Proteins from one Hoplias malabaricus isolate fHopMal1 chromosome 2, fHopMal1.hap1, whole genome shotgun sequence genomic window:
- the echdc3 gene encoding enoyl-CoA hydratase domain-containing protein 3, mitochondrial isoform X1, protein MSHAVCLRSLRFARASVRSVFPSCWTRSVNTENSPPLTLREDDDGIRRIILNNPKTRNALSLAMLNSLRDDILTNVNDKDIRVIIISATGPVFSSGHDLKELTSTRGREYHTRVFQTCSEVMTLIQDVPVPVVAMVNGIATAAGCQLVASCDIAVATDKSTFATPGVNVGLFCSTPGVAIGRAVPRKVALEMMFTGRPISAQEALLHGLVSKVVNEEHLEEETMGIARRVCDSSRAVVALGKAAFQRQMAQGRDAAYATATAVMVDNLALHDGQEGIRAFIEKRRPIWTHSNRKAHD, encoded by the exons ATGTCTCACGCAGTGTGTCTCAGGTCCCTCAGATTTGCTCGGGCTTCTGTCCGTAGTGTTTTTCCGAGCTGTTGGACACGGTCTGTGAACACTGAAAACTCTCCTCCGTTAACCCTCCGCGAAGACGACGATGGAATAAG GAGGATCATTTTGAACAACCCTAAGACGAGGAATGCCCTGTCTCTGGCCATGCTAAACTCTCTGAGAGACGACATCCTGACCAATGTAAATGACAAGGACATCAGAGTCATAATAATATCAG cAACAGGACCTGTGTTTTCTTCAGGTCATGACCTTAAGGAACTGACCTCAACACGGGGCAGAGAATATCACACACGTGTGTTCCAGACGTGCTCAGAA GTCATGACCCTGATCCAGGATGTTCCCGTGCCTGTGGTTGCCATGGTAAACGGCATTGCCACAGCAGCTGGATGCCAGTTGGTTGCCAGCTGTGACATTGCTGTGGCAACGGACAAATCAACCTTTGCAACACCTGGAGTTAATGTAGGTCTCTTTTGCTCCACTCCGGGAGTGGCCATCGGAAGAGCTGTACCAAGAAAG GTTGCTTTGGAGATGATGTTCACAGGCCGCCCGATCTCAGCACAGGAAGCTTTGCTCCATGGGCTCGTGAGTAAAGTTGTGAACGAGGAGCACTTGGAGGAGGAGACAATGGGCATCGCACGCAGAGTGTGTGATTCTAGTCGAGCGGTGGTGGCCCTGGGGAAAGCAGCGTTCCAGAGGCAGATGGCGCAAGGACGAGATGCAGCGTATGCCACTGCCACCGCGGTCATGGTGGACAATCTGGCACTACATGATGGGCAAGAGGGCATCAGAGCTTTTATAGAGAAACGCAGGCCTATATGGACCCACAGTAACAGGAAAGCCCATGACTAA
- the LOC136687649 gene encoding stonustoxin subunit beta-like, giving the protein MEHKDWTLEQWRNSRAMRVSVLEHGGEIRIKPGPRKYTCELTLDPNTVNTRLSLSEGNRKVKWVKEEQLYPDHPERFSHQRQVLCRESLTGRCYWETEWSGRDVYISVAYKSIRRKGDSDCVFGWNKKSWSLICSNNSYFVLHNENSTVLPPPPSSSNRVGVYVDCPAGTLSFYSVSTDTHTLTHLHTLTTTFTEPLCAGFRLYSGSSVSLCQIK; this is encoded by the exons ATGGAGCATAAAgactggactctggagcagtggagaaaTTCCAGAGCGATGAGGGTGTCAGT gttgGAACATGGAGGAGAGATCAGGATAAAACCAGGACCAAGAAAAT atacctgtgagctcacactggacccaaacacagtgaacacacgcctctctctgtctgaggggaACAGGAAGGTGAAGTGGGTGAAGGAGGAACAGTTGTATCCtgatcatccagagagattCAGTCACCAGAGGCAGGTTCTGTGCAGAGAGAGTCtgactggacgctgttactgggaaacTGAGTGGAGTGGAAGGGATGTTTATATTTCAGTGGCGTATAAATCAATCAGGAGAAAAGGAgacagtgactgtgtgtttggATGGAATAAAAAGTCCTGGAGTCTGATCTGCTCTAATAACAGTTACTTTGTCCTTCACAATGAGAACAGCACtgttctccctcctcctccctccagctctaacagagtaggagtgtatgtggactgtccggccggcactctgtccttctacagcgtctccactgacacacacacactcacacacttacacacactcaccaccacattcactgaaccCCTCTGTGCTGGGTTTAGGCTTTATTCAGGCTCCTCAGTGAGTCTGTGTCAGATAAaatag
- the echdc3 gene encoding enoyl-CoA hydratase domain-containing protein 3, mitochondrial isoform X2 — translation MSHAVCLRSLRFARASVRSVFPSCWTRSVNTENSPPLTLREDDDGIRRIILNNPKTRNALSLAMLNSLRDDILTNVNDKDIRVIIISGPVFSSGHDLKELTSTRGREYHTRVFQTCSEVMTLIQDVPVPVVAMVNGIATAAGCQLVASCDIAVATDKSTFATPGVNVGLFCSTPGVAIGRAVPRKVALEMMFTGRPISAQEALLHGLVSKVVNEEHLEEETMGIARRVCDSSRAVVALGKAAFQRQMAQGRDAAYATATAVMVDNLALHDGQEGIRAFIEKRRPIWTHSNRKAHD, via the exons ATGTCTCACGCAGTGTGTCTCAGGTCCCTCAGATTTGCTCGGGCTTCTGTCCGTAGTGTTTTTCCGAGCTGTTGGACACGGTCTGTGAACACTGAAAACTCTCCTCCGTTAACCCTCCGCGAAGACGACGATGGAATAAG GAGGATCATTTTGAACAACCCTAAGACGAGGAATGCCCTGTCTCTGGCCATGCTAAACTCTCTGAGAGACGACATCCTGACCAATGTAAATGACAAGGACATCAGAGTCATAATAATATCAG GACCTGTGTTTTCTTCAGGTCATGACCTTAAGGAACTGACCTCAACACGGGGCAGAGAATATCACACACGTGTGTTCCAGACGTGCTCAGAA GTCATGACCCTGATCCAGGATGTTCCCGTGCCTGTGGTTGCCATGGTAAACGGCATTGCCACAGCAGCTGGATGCCAGTTGGTTGCCAGCTGTGACATTGCTGTGGCAACGGACAAATCAACCTTTGCAACACCTGGAGTTAATGTAGGTCTCTTTTGCTCCACTCCGGGAGTGGCCATCGGAAGAGCTGTACCAAGAAAG GTTGCTTTGGAGATGATGTTCACAGGCCGCCCGATCTCAGCACAGGAAGCTTTGCTCCATGGGCTCGTGAGTAAAGTTGTGAACGAGGAGCACTTGGAGGAGGAGACAATGGGCATCGCACGCAGAGTGTGTGATTCTAGTCGAGCGGTGGTGGCCCTGGGGAAAGCAGCGTTCCAGAGGCAGATGGCGCAAGGACGAGATGCAGCGTATGCCACTGCCACCGCGGTCATGGTGGACAATCTGGCACTACATGATGGGCAAGAGGGCATCAGAGCTTTTATAGAGAAACGCAGGCCTATATGGACCCACAGTAACAGGAAAGCCCATGACTAA